A window of Parambassis ranga chromosome 18, fParRan2.1, whole genome shotgun sequence genomic DNA:
CATCAGGATGCAGGCATGTGAGGAGCGGCAAGACGCCCTGTTGTacacaggagggggggggggggacatatGAATAACACAAGCCGCAATCAATGGAGTTACAGGAAGAGATGAAATGTCAGGTCTGCTGCTGCCCCTCCTGCTCGAGGTGACACGCTGGCTTCTCCTTCCATAGTTAGCTCATAGCTTAATGACTGTATAAATGCCTGATGGGCTAAAAACGAAAGGGTTCGCCTCACTGATAAACTCCCTCAGTTGCCTGGTTACCTGCCCGAGCAGGTTGCCTGCCTGCGCTGTTATTGTAAGATTAAGGTGGGCGAGTAGGGAGGGAAGACGGAACCCGATACCTCAGAGATTACAGTCAACGGTCAGCACAGTTCTCCCCCTTGTCTTCCTCTGTTTCTACCCAGGCCCCCATTGTGAAAACAGTAGGGCCCATTCTCTTTACGGCTAACAGGGCCCGTCTCTATCTCTTCCCCcagatggacaaaaaaaaaaagagaaggagccATACATCTGAGATCAGAAATAATATGTAAAGTATAATAAATTAGGCACAGATTGTTCTGAGCCACACAAGCACCCttgagtgttttattacatcttTAGCTGGTCGTGGCACAACGGAATATTTTTAGATGCCTAAAATCAAGAGCATGACCGCTCCACCACTTAATGTAATATAAACGTGGCTATTTAATGCCGTAATTGGAGCACATGAATGCACACCTTCTCTTCAATTAGACATTCAATCGAGCCCTGTTCATCACCCCCATCCCCTCCACGCCCTCCAGACACTttacagacaacaaacacaccatGTGATTTCATTCTTCTAAACTCTTCACTCCCCCTGCATTCTAAAAAAATAACGTTACAGTCCATAAAAGTTACAGCAGTGTTAATGTACAGAgtcaataaataattatttaagtGGAGCATAGCGACACACaatacatgctgctgctgctgcagcaaatAGAGTGCCCTTTTAATTATGCAGGAGACATCGGAAAGCAACAGCACTCCTCACACTCTGGGAAGCAGCTCAGTGAATACGCCATATAAGAAGCTGTTAGAGACAGAGCAAGGAAAGGAGGGGagagaagttaaaaaaagagagagagagagagaggactgaaATGATttgagggagaggagaaagaaagaaggaaaggcGCCATTGTAGAGGTGGGTGGAAACATGCAAGCATGCGTCCATATAGAAGGGAAAGTGAGCAAGAATTCAAACAGAGTAGTGCTGACACCAAGTAAAAAGGACGATCAATAATTCATTAGAtgccaaacaacaacaaaaaagtacTACAATAGCGTCTTTTTCCTCTGGAAGAAATGCAAATGTAGTTGGCTCACATAAAAAtatgtgatgacatcacacaattcctcctttttttatttaataccATCAATTTAGAAACAGGAAGACGCAGGTACAAGATGGCAGACCTCACAAAAAGCCACGCTGGTGTTAAATTCAAGCTACAAAAGGAAGccttgtctcacacacacacacacacacacatacatggagGGCAGGCCAGGGCTTGACACGGCTAAGGGGGAAGTGTAGCTGGGCCCCCTGCCACGCACCCCCCCTCTGGGATAAAATAACTGCAAACCAATCCCTTATGTGAGCTGTCTACAGCGTTGCtgcccgacacacacacacacacgtgtgctgGGGTTAGTCTCCGTGATGGAAAAGGCGGCCTcaacacacacgctgtgatgAAAAAAACTTGTTTGGTCAAGTGGTAACAAAACCCCGTCCTGAGCTaatctaatcttttttttttctgtcctttcaATATTACATGTGAATGGCACTCCAAACCAAAACAGATCAATACTGCTAACTTGACACACATTAGCACCATAAAGGCAACAAGACTACTGAGACTAGCCCTGTCAGAAAGCATTATGGTAGAGAGAACACtaagaggaagaagcagaagacATTTAAGAGTAGTGGAGGGAAAACAAAGGAACACTGAGATGTGTCTTCTTACCTGTTTGTTGTACTTGTTGATAGTTTGACTGCTGTATTCAGAGCAGTGGTCAGATCCAAGGGAAATGTTATCTCCGGTGCCAACAAAGGTATTGGCAGGGGGCAGGTCCTGAACTGCCTGGTGCTTTTTTCCAGCTGTGGGTGACTGCGGGTGAAGCTGCACAGTCGGGAGAGGTGAACTGGACTTGTAGTGTCGGGCCAGATCGGGACTCCCTGGCCCTCCGTTGACAGAGCGGTAGCGGCCCATGCCAGGACTGTCCGACAGCTTTTCGTTGACGCCGTCGTAGCGCTGCCCATTGGGTTTGGAGGCCTCCACGGTGACGATGCTGCTGTACAGCGGCTGTTTGGACTTCTGCTTCTTCTTATCTTTCTTGGGCTTCTTGGATTTGTCATGCTGCTGCGGTGTAAAGAAGTCCTCGTGGTCCTTCTTGCCCGCCTCATAGCCGTTCTTGTTCTTGGGGCGGCAGTAACGGGCCATGACGACGACAAGAATGATAAGAATCACTGTCATGATGCCCGAAACTACTCCGATGACGATGCTTAACCGCTGTTTGCTGAGGTCATAGTTGGGGTCACCGGCGATGTTGGTGTTCAGAGATGTGCTAAGGCTCTTTGCCACCTGGGCCTCCACTACTGTGGAGTTGGAAAGTGTCTCATTAACATACACATGAACCAGGGTGGTGGTGCTCTGTGAGGGCTGCCCGCTGTCATTCACCTGAACCACCAGCCTGTGGAGGCCGTAGTGCTTCTGCTCCAGCTTGGCCATGAGCGAAATGACCCCAGTGCCCCCATCAATCTCAAACAGCTTGAAGGGGTTTCCCCCAATGATGCTGTAGTTCAGGTCTGCGTTGACtcctgtgtctgtatctgtggcTATGACGGTCCTGACTACCGTCCTGATGTTGCTGGAGGGGGGAAGGAGGGTATAGGAGCTGTTGATTGGGAAGGTGACTGTGGGTGCGTTGTCATTGTCATCCATGACAAAGAGTGACACGGTGGCAGTGGCTGATCTCGGAGGGTCGCCTCCATCTACAGCTTTGACAAGGAAGGTGTATGTGGTTTTCTGCTCTCTATCAAAAGACAGGGTGGAGAAAATAGTCCCTGTCTCATTCTCTATAGAGAAGATTTCCTCGTCTTCTTCAATGAAAAGGCCCATCTGTGCGTTTTGTTCTTTATCTGCATCAATGACTGTGACCATGCCAACCGGGCTGTTTGGATCAAGGTTCTCTTTGACGTAGAAGGTGAACACATCCTGCATGAACTTTGGTTCGTTGTCATTCTTGTCGGCCACAAGGACGACCACTGTAGCAGAACCCTGAAGGGTGTTTATGCCCTTATCTTTGGCTATCACTTTGAATTCGTAGCGCTCTGTTTGCTCTCTATCCAGAATGGTGTTTACTCTGATGTCTCCACTGTCTGCATCGATAGAGAAAATCCCATTTACTGATGAGTCAAGGGAATAGGCAATTTCAGCATTCTTGCCACTATCTGCGTCAATGGCTGCCACCGTTGTCACTCTCTCGCCAGGGGCATTGTTCTCTGGAAACGACACCTCCACTACATTCTGGCTGAAGATAGGAGGATTGTCATTAGTGTCACCCACTTTGACGATAAGAGAGTTATTACTTGCCAGACTGGGGCTTCCGGAGTCCACAGCCACTATGACCACGTTGTACTCCTGTGTGGCCTCGTAGTCCAGCGGTGCAGACGTGTGGAGGAAGTACTTCTTTTTATTctgctctccctccatctcGCTGGCTGGTTTGAGCTGAAAGGGCACATCCCCCACCACTGTGCAGGTCACGATGCCGTTCTCCCCCTGGTCACGGTCTGACACCTGAACTAAGGCGATGGGTGTGTCCACCACCACGTCCTCAGCCACATTGGCAATCCCGTCTTTTAAGAATATGCGTCCAATTTTTCTGATCTCAATGGCAGGGACGTTGTCGTTCTCATCCTTGATGTTTAGCACCACTGTGGCCTTGTCCATTTTGGGTGGCTGTCCTCGGTCACGGGCCATTACTGTAAACCTCAGCTGGCTGACTTCTTCACGGTCGATGCGATGCAACACACTCAGCCACCCAGTGCTCTCATCTAACCTCAGCAGCCTCCTCACTGACTCTGTGGCTGCCCCAAACACATACTCTATTTGACCATTAACCCCCACGTCTGCATCAGCCGCTTTCAGCTGCAGGATGGGGGTGCCGGGGGAACTGTTCTCAGGCAGGTCGGCTTCGTACACACTCTTCTCAAACCGAGGGCTGTTGTCATTCACGTCGGTGATCATTACTCTCAGAATGGCCTGTGAGGACCGAGGGGGATCTCCTCCATCCCTGACACGCAGCGTGAGCTCATAGGAGTCTCTCTGTTCTCTATCAAGGGCCCCTTTAATGATGAGTTGGGGCTGCTTCTCTCCATCAGTAGTGTCAGCAACTTGCAGTTCAAAGACGCTGCTCCTGCTCGCTCCTTCATCAAATCTCCTCTTCCCCGAGTATGAATCCCCAGAAGAGCCCATGCGCCTCGAGTTCTCCCCATTGTCCTGAATAAGCTCATATCTCTCTATTCCATTTCTGCCAAAAtctctgtctgtggctgtgggCAGCAGATAAAGGGTTCCAATGGGTCTGttttcctccacagacagtGTCAGGACAGGAGAAGGGAAGGATGGAGTGTTATCATTGATGTCTAATATGATGACTTTTCCCTCAAAGAGGTCGACCCAGCTCTGGGCAGGTCCGATCACTGACACTTCAAAATCTATAAAACACTCATTCTCATCAAAGATCATTTGGCACTGCTGTAATTTTTCACGGTCTATCCGCCTCTCGTTGGTGGTGAGCTCACCTGTTATGTTGTCTATTTTGAAGAAATCTGAACCCGATTCGAGGGTGAATGTCACCTCACCAGACCCGGCAACAATGCCCAGGTCGGCGGCTACGTTTCCTACTCTGACATCGGCTGGTCCCTCCTCAGCCAGACGATACCGGAGCACTTGCTTGGCAGCGGGCTGATTCACAAGCTGCAGGATGAGCATGCAATAGTACAAATAGTCCACTGCACCAGTAGTCCTCATTGTTCAGCCCTGGAGAAGAAaaacttaaagaaaaaaaaaatgtccgaGATAATGATGTTTAATCACTGAGGGAAAGTCCGAGGATGTTATTTTTCATTCAGAGCAGAGCCCTCTGCTTCGGGATGCGTGAGACTTCATCCTCCGGACGCTCCTGCTGCAGTGAAAAGCAGCAAGTGCACgggctttcctctctctctctctctctctctctctctctctttcctcccttCAGCTCTGATTATTAGTTGATCTTTCCTTGTGTTAGTGCtagatctttttttaaaaaacacgcTGGGATATTAATTTAATAAGAGACACCAGAGAGAGGCTCCGTGCGCTCCGGACGATGCCCCAAATCTGTGAATGTCATGCGCGTAAAAGCCAAAAATCAAAGTCAGTCCACGTCCGCGCCGCTTATTTACTCACACTTTGTGGaatgtcctttttttgtttgtgttgttgttgttgttgggtgAGGCTGCAATAATTCCTCTTGTCCTGTCAGTGATATGTCCAGAGGATCATTTAAATGCCCGCGCAGTTTCCAAACTCATCACACGGCGAGGAAACGGAGCGCGTCAACTCTCCGGTCCTGAAGAGAATGAAGGAAGCAAATGAGAGCTGTCCGGTTTATTATTCTGCTCTCTTTCCTCCAAGTCACTTATAGCAGAATGGTTCAGTTCTCTTCTGTATCTCTTGCTCCTTTTTCTTCCTGCGAGCCAACTCCACGACACTGAAAATTCAGGTCTGTgttaaaaagaattaaaaaaaataaagaagcgTATAtccagatattttttttaaggaaacgTTGCTTGGATTCCTCAGCCTGTTTCCCTCACCTGCAGACGCGCCGCATGTGTTGGCAGCCCCtatctgcagcactgtgagaggGATTCACAAATGATATTGCAGtccctctcttcccctctctctccttccctctctctctctctctctcgctttctctctcCGCCCCCCTCTGGTTTCTTCTCCCCAAGCAGCGCACGTAAACAGGGTCGGACTTGGTCTCGATCGCCGGGTCCTGAGGCCAGCATACAATaactgaccaaaaaaaacaacagaggtGGTCTTTGCGTTAATATGCTCGTTTTCCCTCT
This region includes:
- the pcdh7b gene encoding protocadherin-7b isoform X2, coding for MRTTGAVDYLYYCMLILQLVNQPAAKQVLRYRLAEEGPADVRVGNVAADLGIVAGSGEVTFTLESGSDFFKIDNITGELTTNERRIDREKLQQCQMIFDENECFIDFEVSVIGPAQSWVDLFEGKVIILDINDNTPSFPSPVLTLSVEENRPIGTLYLLPTATDRDFGRNGIERYELIQDNGENSRRMGSSGDSYSGKRRFDEGASRSSVFELQVADTTDGEKQPQLIIKGALDREQRDSYELTLRVRDGGDPPRSSQAILRVMITDVNDNSPRFEKSVYEADLPENSSPGTPILQLKAADADVGVNGQIEYVFGAATESVRRLLRLDESTGWLSVLHRIDREEVSQLRFTVMARDRGQPPKMDKATVVLNIKDENDNVPAIEIRKIGRIFLKDGIANVAEDVVVDTPIALVQVSDRDQGENGIVTCTVVGDVPFQLKPASEMEGEQNKKKYFLHTSAPLDYEATQEYNVVIVAVDSGSPSLASNNSLIVKVGDTNDNPPIFSQNVVEVSFPENNAPGERVTTVAAIDADSGKNAEIAYSLDSSVNGIFSIDADSGDIRVNTILDREQTERYEFKVIAKDKGINTLQGSATVVVLVADKNDNEPKFMQDVFTFYVKENLDPNSPVGMVTVIDADKEQNAQMGLFIEEDEEIFSIENETGTIFSTLSFDREQKTTYTFLVKAVDGGDPPRSATATVSLFVMDDNDNAPTVTFPINSSYTLLPPSSNIRTVVRTVIATDTDTGVNADLNYSIIGGNPFKLFEIDGGTGVISLMAKLEQKHYGLHRLVVQVNDSGQPSQSTTTLVHVYVNETLSNSTVVEAQVAKSLSTSLNTNIAGDPNYDLSKQRLSIVIGVVSGIMTVILIILVVVMARYCRPKNKNGYEAGKKDHEDFFTPQQHDKSKKPKKDKKKQKSKQPLYSSIVTVEASKPNGQRYDGVNEKLSDSPGMGRYRSVNGGPGSPDLARHYKSSSPLPTVQLHPQSPTAGKKHQAVQDLPPANTFVGTGDNISLGSDHCSEYSSQTINKYNKQPFRRVTFSVVSQPQDPHQQGSLQSCYDSGLDESETPSSKSSSGPRLGALPLPEDSYERTTPDGSVDSRPLPDVAMTGKCTRECDEYGHSDSCWMPVRTSPERRPSKSTTNPQQPKLSTFMSGNGSGSSSAEQPGSQETLAMAAMANGDPAAAHMMGDRNRNLLNKKMASSSSSYEAFGSPSYGSPGGGEEALGHPTEEIPLAPTGEYKPTSCGTLTRREVYL
- the pcdh7b gene encoding protocadherin-7b isoform X1 — its product is MRTTGAVDYLYYCMLILQLVNQPAAKQVLRYRLAEEGPADVRVGNVAADLGIVAGSGEVTFTLESGSDFFKIDNITGELTTNERRIDREKLQQCQMIFDENECFIDFEVSVIGPAQSWVDLFEGKVIILDINDNTPSFPSPVLTLSVEENRPIGTLYLLPTATDRDFGRNGIERYELIQDNGENSRRMGSSGDSYSGKRRFDEGASRSSVFELQVADTTDGEKQPQLIIKGALDREQRDSYELTLRVRDGGDPPRSSQAILRVMITDVNDNSPRFEKSVYEADLPENSSPGTPILQLKAADADVGVNGQIEYVFGAATESVRRLLRLDESTGWLSVLHRIDREEVSQLRFTVMARDRGQPPKMDKATVVLNIKDENDNVPAIEIRKIGRIFLKDGIANVAEDVVVDTPIALVQVSDRDQGENGIVTCTVVGDVPFQLKPASEMEGEQNKKKYFLHTSAPLDYEATQEYNVVIVAVDSGSPSLASNNSLIVKVGDTNDNPPIFSQNVVEVSFPENNAPGERVTTVAAIDADSGKNAEIAYSLDSSVNGIFSIDADSGDIRVNTILDREQTERYEFKVIAKDKGINTLQGSATVVVLVADKNDNEPKFMQDVFTFYVKENLDPNSPVGMVTVIDADKEQNAQMGLFIEEDEEIFSIENETGTIFSTLSFDREQKTTYTFLVKAVDGGDPPRSATATVSLFVMDDNDNAPTVTFPINSSYTLLPPSSNIRTVVRTVIATDTDTGVNADLNYSIIGGNPFKLFEIDGGTGVISLMAKLEQKHYGLHRLVVQVNDSGQPSQSTTTLVHVYVNETLSNSTVVEAQVAKSLSTSLNTNIAGDPNYDLSKQRLSIVIGVVSGIMTVILIILVVVMARYCRPKNKNGYEAGKKDHEDFFTPQQHDKSKKPKKDKKKQKSKQPLYSSIVTVEASKPNGQRYDGVNEKLSDSPGMGRYRSVNGGPGSPDLARHYKSSSPLPTVQLHPQSPTAGKKHQAVQDLPPANTFVGTGDNISLGSDHCSEYSSQTINKYNKQPFRRVTFSVVSQPQDPHQQGSLQSCYDSGLDESETPSSKSSSGPRLGALPLPEDSYERTTPDGSVGEAEHMENDSRPLPDVAMTGKCTRECDEYGHSDSCWMPVRTSPERRPSKSTTNPQQPKLSTFMSGNGSGSSSAEQPGSQETLAMAAMANGDPAAAHMMGDRNRNLLNKKMASSSSSYEAFGSPSYGSPGGGEEALGHPTEEIPLAPTGEYKPTSCGTLTRREVYL
- the pcdh7b gene encoding protocadherin-7b isoform X3, which produces MRTTGAVDYLYYCMLILQLVNQPAAKQVLRYRLAEEGPADVRVGNVAADLGIVAGSGEVTFTLESGSDFFKIDNITGELTTNERRIDREKLQQCQMIFDENECFIDFEVSVIGPAQSWVDLFEGKVIILDINDNTPSFPSPVLTLSVEENRPIGTLYLLPTATDRDFGRNGIERYELIQDNGENSRRMGSSGDSYSGKRRFDEGASRSSVFELQVADTTDGEKQPQLIIKGALDREQRDSYELTLRVRDGGDPPRSSQAILRVMITDVNDNSPRFEKSVYEADLPENSSPGTPILQLKAADADVGVNGQIEYVFGAATESVRRLLRLDESTGWLSVLHRIDREEVSQLRFTVMARDRGQPPKMDKATVVLNIKDENDNVPAIEIRKIGRIFLKDGIANVAEDVVVDTPIALVQVSDRDQGENGIVTCTVVGDVPFQLKPASEMEGEQNKKKYFLHTSAPLDYEATQEYNVVIVAVDSGSPSLASNNSLIVKVGDTNDNPPIFSQNVVEVSFPENNAPGERVTTVAAIDADSGKNAEIAYSLDSSVNGIFSIDADSGDIRVNTILDREQTERYEFKVIAKDKGINTLQGSATVVVLVADKNDNEPKFMQDVFTFYVKENLDPNSPVGMVTVIDADKEQNAQMGLFIEEDEEIFSIENETGTIFSTLSFDREQKTTYTFLVKAVDGGDPPRSATATVSLFVMDDNDNAPTVTFPINSSYTLLPPSSNIRTVVRTVIATDTDTGVNADLNYSIIGGNPFKLFEIDGGTGVISLMAKLEQKHYGLHRLVVQVNDSGQPSQSTTTLVHVYVNETLSNSTVVEAQVAKSLSTSLNTNIAGDPNYDLSKQRLSIVIGVVSGIMTVILIILVVVMARYCRPKNKNGYEAGKKDHEDFFTPQQHDKSKKPKKDKKKQKSKQPLYSSIVTVEASKPNGQRYDGVNEKLSDSPGMGRYRSVNGGPGSPDLARHYKSSSPLPTVQLHPQSPTAGKKHQAVQDLPPANTFVGTGDNISLGSDHCSEYSSQTINKYNKQPFRRVTFSVVSQPQDPHQQGSLQSCYDSGLDESETPSSKSSSGPRLGALPLPEDSYERTTPDGSVGEAEHMENGEKEH